One Phocaeicola dorei genomic region harbors:
- a CDS encoding DUF5686 and carboxypeptidase-like regulatory domain-containing protein: MKTKYIKSFLLFLLLGCCISVSAQNIQGVVTDSLTNDPIPYLSVFYEGKGVGSITDNDGHYKVETRKGWNKLTFSAVGYVTKVVNIIPGVTKNLNVRMRPDDIMLDEVVVKPKREKYSRKNNPAVELMKKVIAHKNNNKLSENDYYQYNKYQKITMSLNDVTPEMLEKGMYKKMPFLKDQIELCEETNKFILPISVDETASQKIYRKHPKSEKTIIKGMSSTGVNELFATGDMLSTVLKDVFTDVNIYDNDIRLLQYPFISPISSSDAISFYKFYIMDTTFVDKDKCFHLTFVPNNSQDFGFTGHLYVLADSSYTVKKCTMNLPKKSGVNFVDNMDIIQEFEQLPNGEWVLKTDDMIVEMTLMKIMQGFQIRRTTRYSDYAFDELPQQLFKRKGAEIKEADAMMRGDDFWNQYRPVPLTQTESSMDMLVKRLEQMPGFKYVIFVLKAFIENFVETGTKDNPSKVDIGPVNTMISNNYIDGLRLRMSAQTTANLNPHLFFKGYYAYGFKDHRSKYMGEVEYSFNKKEYLPREFPKNSITFSYQYDVMSPTDKFLKTDKDNVFVSFKTSTVDQMSYVRNIALKYENETQFGLKTTVEVKHSTDEPTGGLAYITNDDQKTLVPEIQTMEASLAFRYAPGETFVNTKQRRIPVSFDAPVFTLSHTTGFKGVLGGEYNFNLTEVGLYKRFWFSSWGKIDMFVKGGAQWNKVPFPLLIMPAANLSYILQRETFNLINNMEFLNDRYASLDVSWDLNGKIFNRIPLLKKLKWREAIGFKMLYGHLTDKNNPMKHPGDSELFLFPTRDGRPTSFVMDPKTPYMECSVGIHNIFKILHIDYVRRLNYLDHPDANKWGVRFMVMMTF; this comes from the coding sequence GTAACAGACTCATTGACGAATGATCCCATACCATACTTGTCAGTCTTTTATGAAGGAAAAGGCGTAGGAAGCATTACCGATAATGATGGACATTATAAGGTCGAAACCCGTAAAGGCTGGAACAAACTCACCTTTTCGGCAGTGGGGTATGTAACAAAAGTAGTGAATATAATCCCCGGTGTCACCAAGAACCTGAATGTGAGGATGAGGCCGGACGATATCATGCTGGACGAAGTGGTGGTGAAGCCCAAACGAGAGAAGTACTCCCGTAAGAATAACCCGGCTGTGGAACTGATGAAGAAAGTGATTGCTCATAAGAACAATAACAAGCTGAGTGAGAATGACTATTATCAGTACAACAAGTATCAGAAGATCACAATGTCACTGAATGATGTGACCCCCGAAATGCTGGAAAAAGGCATGTATAAAAAGATGCCTTTCCTGAAAGACCAGATCGAACTTTGTGAGGAAACCAATAAATTTATCCTTCCTATCTCGGTGGACGAGACCGCTTCGCAGAAAATTTACCGTAAACATCCCAAAAGTGAGAAGACCATTATCAAAGGGATGAGCTCTACGGGGGTGAACGAGCTGTTTGCCACAGGAGATATGCTGAGCACGGTTCTGAAGGATGTGTTTACGGATGTGAATATTTATGATAACGATATCCGTCTGTTGCAGTATCCTTTCATCAGTCCTATTTCGTCCAGTGATGCCATTTCGTTTTATAAGTTTTACATTATGGACACCACATTCGTGGACAAGGACAAGTGTTTCCATCTCACCTTTGTCCCCAATAACTCGCAGGATTTCGGTTTCACGGGACATCTGTATGTACTGGCCGATTCATCTTATACGGTGAAGAAATGTACGATGAATCTGCCCAAGAAATCGGGAGTGAACTTTGTGGACAATATGGATATTATTCAGGAGTTCGAGCAATTGCCCAATGGCGAGTGGGTGTTGAAGACCGATGACATGATTGTGGAGATGACCTTGATGAAGATCATGCAAGGATTCCAGATACGAAGGACTACCCGTTATTCCGATTATGCCTTCGATGAGCTTCCGCAGCAACTTTTCAAGCGTAAGGGGGCCGAGATCAAAGAGGCGGACGCCATGATGCGCGGAGACGATTTCTGGAATCAATACCGGCCGGTTCCGCTTACGCAGACCGAGAGTTCTATGGATATGCTGGTGAAGCGTCTGGAACAGATGCCGGGATTCAAATATGTGATTTTTGTATTGAAAGCGTTTATCGAGAACTTTGTGGAAACCGGAACCAAGGACAACCCCAGCAAGGTAGATATCGGTCCGGTAAACACCATGATCTCCAATAACTATATCGACGGATTGCGTTTGCGTATGAGCGCGCAGACCACGGCCAACCTGAATCCGCATCTGTTCTTCAAGGGATATTATGCTTACGGGTTCAAGGACCATCGTTCCAAGTATATGGGTGAGGTGGAATACTCTTTCAACAAGAAGGAATACCTGCCGCGCGAGTTCCCGAAGAACTCTATCACGTTCAGCTATCAGTATGATGTGATGTCGCCCACGGATAAGTTCCTGAAGACGGACAAGGATAATGTGTTCGTTTCTTTCAAGACTTCTACGGTGGACCAGATGTCCTACGTGCGGAATATCGCCTTGAAGTATGAGAACGAGACGCAGTTTGGTTTGAAGACCACGGTGGAAGTGAAACACAGCACGGACGAGCCTACCGGCGGTCTGGCCTATATAACCAATGATGACCAGAAAACGTTGGTTCCTGAGATTCAGACCATGGAAGCCTCCTTGGCCTTCCGTTACGCTCCGGGTGAGACATTTGTCAATACCAAGCAACGCCGTATACCGGTTTCTTTTGACGCTCCGGTATTCACGCTGTCACACACGACCGGTTTCAAGGGTGTGCTGGGCGGAGAGTATAACTTCAATCTGACGGAAGTAGGGCTGTACAAGCGTTTCTGGTTCTCGTCATGGGGTAAGATTGATATGTTCGTGAAAGGCGGTGCGCAGTGGAATAAAGTTCCGTTCCCGTTGCTGATTATGCCGGCGGCCAACTTGTCTTATATCCTGCAACGCGAGACTTTCAACTTGATTAATAATATGGAGTTCCTGAACGACCGTTACGCCTCTCTGGATGTATCGTGGGATTTGAACGGTAAGATTTTCAACCGTATTCCTTTGCTGAAGAAACTGAAGTGGCGTGAGGCGATCGGCTTCAAGATGCTGTATGGTCATTTGACAGATAAGAACAATCCGATGAAGCATCCGGGTGACAGCGAACTCTTCCTGTTCCCGACCCGTGACGGACGTCCTACCAGCTTTGTGATGGACCCGAAGACCCCGTACATGGAATGCTCTGTGGGTATTCACAATATTTTCAAGATATTGCACATAGACTATGTCCGCCGTCTGAATTATCTGGATCATCCCGATGCGAACAAATGGGGTGTGCGGTTTATGGTGATGATGACATTCTGA
- a CDS encoding transcription termination/antitermination protein NusG has product MKKLFHQFDKPKRSVASPEALEALRNNNAVRWYVLSLPDCHRGGVRGLQREQDRRIQAGEPSFGFFAPSYQEVRRIDGKFVNTQRPLLFNYVFVRASERDVFQLMQRFPVLSFLPRVRERKREYFPYLSDAAMENLQWVARSYSNTLPVYIPQPDGLRKGDRIRITEGRFKGVEATVVIQPGAGRKDVMVCVENWMWVPLLRVMPGEYEVIALNDKDKHVYTRLDNDCMLNGLHNALQRYHSAEGVSEEDRSLAAKALKEYGNLQMDTDVMRCKLYAILLPAYTILDMEEEAAKLVGVMQTMLPLVKAEQSRALAVVTLYGCTDSSIYYHLAHEAIDPWKKEEKPKKSKQQLISRLADYDRWLRH; this is encoded by the coding sequence ATGAAAAAGCTATTCCATCAGTTTGATAAACCGAAGCGTTCTGTGGCATCTCCCGAAGCGTTGGAAGCTTTGCGGAATAACAATGCCGTGCGTTGGTATGTGTTGTCGCTTCCCGATTGCCATCGGGGAGGAGTGCGCGGTTTGCAACGGGAACAGGACCGCCGCATACAGGCAGGCGAGCCCTCATTCGGCTTTTTTGCTCCTTCCTATCAGGAAGTGAGGCGTATAGACGGCAAATTCGTCAATACCCAGCGTCCCTTACTCTTCAACTATGTATTCGTCCGTGCCTCCGAGCGTGATGTTTTCCAGCTGATGCAACGTTTTCCTGTACTCAGTTTCCTGCCTCGGGTGAGGGAGCGGAAGCGGGAGTATTTCCCCTACCTTTCCGATGCCGCAATGGAGAATTTGCAGTGGGTGGCCCGTTCTTATTCCAATACACTTCCTGTTTATATACCCCAGCCGGATGGTTTGCGCAAGGGCGACCGGATACGCATTACCGAGGGACGGTTTAAGGGGGTGGAGGCGACTGTTGTCATTCAGCCGGGAGCCGGGCGAAAGGATGTGATGGTATGTGTGGAGAACTGGATGTGGGTTCCGCTGCTGCGTGTGATGCCGGGTGAGTATGAGGTAATTGCCCTGAATGATAAGGACAAGCATGTATATACCCGTCTGGACAATGACTGTATGTTGAATGGTTTGCACAATGCTCTTCAGCGTTATCACAGTGCGGAGGGGGTGAGTGAGGAAGATCGTTCCCTGGCTGCCAAGGCGTTGAAAGAATATGGCAATCTCCAGATGGATACGGATGTGATGCGTTGCAAGCTTTATGCCATTTTGCTGCCGGCTTATACTATATTGGATATGGAAGAAGAGGCGGCAAAGCTAGTTGGCGTTATGCAGACAATGCTTCCTCTCGTCAAGGCGGAGCAGTCGCGTGCACTTGCTGTGGTTACACTTTATGGTTGTACGGATAGCAGTATCTATTATCATTTGGCGCATGAGGCGATTGATCCGTGGAAGAAAGAGGAAAAGCCCAAAAAGAGTAAGCAGCAGCTGATCAGCCGGTTGGCTGATTATGACCGGTGGCTGAGGCATTGA
- a CDS encoding DUF86 domain-containing protein: MYKGGRLTICDRLTQIKESIYYIQQWSKEINCADDFLASMDKVMVFNACVMRLQVIGEQVGKLLFLQPSPLSEYKEIPWLAIYDMRNLISHEYSNVDEQIVFTTIKNDLIELDKVITVLLNKYL, encoded by the coding sequence ATGTATAAAGGAGGACGACTAACCATTTGCGACAGGTTAACCCAGATAAAAGAATCCATTTACTATATACAGCAATGGAGTAAAGAAATAAATTGTGCTGATGATTTTTTAGCCTCCATGGATAAAGTGATGGTGTTCAATGCATGTGTTATGCGCCTTCAAGTAATAGGTGAACAGGTAGGAAAGTTGTTGTTTTTACAACCATCACCGCTTTCTGAATATAAGGAAATTCCTTGGTTGGCTATTTATGATATGCGCAATCTTATTTCGCATGAATATAGTAATGTAGACGAGCAGATAGTATTTACTACTATAAAGAATGACCTTATAGAATTGGATAAGGTTATTACAGTCCTATTGAATAAATATTTGTAA
- a CDS encoding putative toxin-antitoxin system toxin component, PIN family yields MINIVLDTNCLISSISKRGNYFNVWRGLHSGKYILYVSNEILEEYEEIISLKTNALIASNVIQALLNSPYVSLIDPHYHFHLIYADKDDNKFVDCAIAAGADYLVSNDAHFKVLGTISFPKLSVD; encoded by the coding sequence ATGATTAATATAGTACTGGATACTAATTGTCTGATTTCATCTATTTCAAAAAGAGGGAATTACTTTAATGTGTGGAGAGGCTTGCACTCCGGTAAATATATTCTTTATGTTTCCAACGAAATATTGGAGGAGTATGAAGAAATAATAAGTCTGAAGACAAATGCTTTGATAGCATCCAATGTAATACAGGCATTGCTAAATTCTCCTTATGTGTCATTGATTGACCCTCATTATCATTTTCATTTAATATATGCAGACAAAGACGACAATAAGTTTGTAGATTGTGCTATTGCTGCCGGAGCTGATTATTTGGTTTCTAATGATGCGCATTTTAAGGTGTTGGGTACAATATCTTTTCCTAAACTTTCAGTGGATTGA
- a CDS encoding nucleotidyltransferase family protein, with the protein MLCLNECKAKLVSFKQCFGHEFGIKSIGIFGSVARQENREDSDLDIVVDIDNPTLSTMYTLKTVLTEMFHCEIDLVRFRSSLSPFLKQNIEKEAIYV; encoded by the coding sequence ATGTTATGCTTAAATGAATGTAAGGCAAAGTTAGTTAGTTTCAAACAATGTTTTGGGCATGAGTTTGGAATTAAATCAATTGGTATCTTCGGTTCGGTTGCACGTCAAGAGAACAGGGAAGATAGTGATTTGGATATTGTTGTAGATATTGATAATCCTACTTTATCCACTATGTACACTTTGAAGACTGTTTTGACGGAAATGTTTCATTGTGAAATTGATTTAGTGCGTTTCCGTTCCTCACTGTCTCCATTTTTGAAACAGAATATTGAAAAAGAAGCCATTTATGTATAA